ACTCTGCCGCGCCGCTGCATCTCGCGCAGCAGATCCTCGTAGCGCCCGCCGATCTTCAGCAGGCCGGGGGTGTTGCCGAAGAAGCGTTCGTAAGGGTCGTTGAAGACGATGAGGCGAGCCTCGTCGTCGTGCAGCGAGAATCCCGACGGCAGGGCGCGGATGGCGTCCTCCAGCCGGTTGCGCGCCTGCTCGGCCTCGGCCTGGGTGCGCTTGAGCTCGGTGATGTCGCGATAGGTCGCGACGATCTCGCCATTGGGCAGTGGCCGCGAGGTGTACTCGACGAAGCGCCCGGATCGCGTCCAGCGGCCATACGTGAAGTGGCCGATCGAGCGACGCCGCTCGAGCCAGCCGCGCACGTCGGCCTCGACATCCTCGATGTCACCGAAATCGCCGCGTTCGACCTGGAAGCGCTGGATGTCGGCGCTGGCGGCGCCGAGATGGGCGACTTCCTTCGGCAGATCCAGCAGGTCGCGGACCTTCTGGTTGTCGATCGCCCAGCGCAGCTCGCGGTCGAACAGCATGACGCCGTCGCTCATGTTCTCGATCACGACCTGCAGCCGCTCCAGCGCCTGCGCGGTCTCGGCGCGCGCGCGTTCGGCCTCTTCCTTGGCGGCCGCCAGCTCGTCCTCGTGCCGTTTCAGGTCGGTGATGTCGCGATGCGTCATCACGATGCTGCCGTCGGGCAGGGGATGGTAGCGGTAGTCGAGCCAGCGCCCGGTCACCGTCCGTCCCATGCGGTCCGCCTCGCCGCGCCAGAAGCGCTCGATCAGGCGGTCCACGGACGCCTCGGGATCCTTCAGCGGGCCGTAATCGCCGCGCCGGGCCTGGTAGAGGAAGATGTCGCGGATCGTCGGCAGCTTGGCGAGGGTTTCCTCGTCGACCTGGTAGACGTCGCGGATGGCGCGGTTGGTGTAGCGACAGCGGCCCGCGCGGTCGATCAGGATGACGCCGTCGTCCATCGCATCGAGCACGGTGCGCATGACGTTCTGCGCCGTCTCGGCTGCGAGCCGCGAGGCCTCGGCCTCCTCCTTGGCGGCGGCCAGCTCGGCCTCGCGCTCCTTGAGCCGCGTGATGTCGCGGTGCATCGACAGCACGCCGCCGTCCGGCAGCTGCTTGAAGCGCAGTTCGACGGTCCGACCGGTCACCGTAGGACGCTGGATGACCGCCGCCGGGTCGTGCAGGACGGCCGCACGGCGGTCGATCTCGGCATCACGGTCGGCGGCCGGGCCGAACTCGCCGCGGTCGAAGCGCCAGGCGATCATGTCGCGCGCCGTGGCCGTGCGCGCATAGACGCCCTCGGGGATGTCGTGCAACCGGCGGATCGCGGCGTTGCCGAAGATCCGCCGGTCGGCTGAGTCATAGAGCTCGACGCCGTCGTCGAGATTGTCGAGCACCGTGTTCAGCGTACGCCGGCCGCGCTTGAGCTCATCCTGCAGGTCGGCGTTGTGCGCCAGCGCCGCGCGCAGCTCGGCCTCGACCGTGTATCGTTCGCGCAGACGACGGTGGACGCCGCGCGTCCACAGCGCCAGCGCGACGAGATAGGCGAGGGAGCCGACACCCAGCCCGCGCGCGATGGCATCGTCCTGGAACGCCAGACCGATCGCTTGCGGCAGCAGCGCCGGAACGAAGAATCCGAGCGCCGTCGGCAGATGCAGCGCCCGCGCATAGGCGGCGTTCACCGTCATCACGCCCAGCGCCACCAGCGGCAGCACCCAGACGAAGCTCGGCACCGTGCCCAAGAGGACGAGAGTCTGCGCGGTCCACCCCAGCCCGATGCCGATGGAGATCACCACATAGACCCGCAGCCAGGCCTCCAGGCGATCGTCGGCGGGCTTTCGCCGGACATAAAGGAAGTGGAAGCCGTAGCGGATGGCGGCCATCGTGCCGTAGGCGATCGCCAGCACGAGCGCGCGCGGCGGTGGCACCGAGTTCCAGATCGAGACCATGACGATCAGCCAGATGGCATCGACGCCATAGGGTGAGGACACCATTGAATCGAGCAGCGTTCGGCGCATCGCCGTATCGATGGAATGCGCCGCCGCGGGCGAAGCGGCTGAGACGGGCGTCGTCATGGGTTCCTCTGACCGGACCGGCCAGCCTCGCACCCCTCTGTCACGCCCATGTCTCGCGCCGAGGGGACGATTGTAACGTCTGTAACGCGATGGAGGCGGCGGCACCGGGGGAGGGGGCGGCTGCCGGCCGCACGCCAGGCCGTTGCCTCCGGGGTGTTGCATGCGCGACGGCATGCGCTTTGGCCGTGCGCACGGAACCATGGCGTACAACCGCCCGGTGGTGCTACTGATTCCGGCTCGCATGAGTCCGCCCGCGCCTTGCAGGCTGGCGCTCAGCCAAGGGGGGAGTGGGCGTGGCCGCGGAAGACCGACCGCATCTGATCGTTGTCGAGGACGACGGCACGCAGCGTCGCCTGCTGCTCCAGTACCTGGAGAAGCAGGGCTTCCGCGTCACCGGGGTCGACGGCGGTACCGGTCTGCGTCGCACCGTCGAACGCGAGGTGGTGGCCCTGGTGCTGCTCGATGTCGGCCTGCCCGGCGAGGATGGGCTGACGCTGGCGCGCTGGCTGCGCTCGCGCGATCCGCATGTCGGCATCGTCATGGTCACCGCCGCCGGCGACACCGTCGACCGCGTGGTCGGCCTGGAGACCGGCGCCGACGACTACATCGCCAAGCCCTACGAACCGCGCGAGCTGTTGGCGCGCGTGCGCAGCGTGCTGCGCCGCGCGCCGCGTGCGGCAGCGCGGCCGGTCAACGACGGCAAGCGCGTGCGCATGGGCCGCTGCGAACTCGATCTCGATTCGCGCGCTCTGGTCGATACCGCCAGCGGCGAGTCCGAGACCCTGGCGGCCAGCGAGTTCGACCTGCTCAAGCTTTTCGTCGACAATCCCAACCGGCCGCTGGCGCGCGACTGGCTGCTGGAAAGCACAGCGCATCGCGGGCTCGAGGCCTTCGATCGCGCCATGGACCAGCGCATCCTGCGCCTGCGCAAGAAGATCGAGATCGATCCGGCCCATCCCGAGACCATCCGCACGGTGCGCGGCGTCGGCTACATGTTCGTGCCGCCGAGGGACTGATGTATGGTCGCTCCGGCAGGAACTGGAGGGAACCATGGCGGGCGGAAAGCTGCTGCTGGTGGGATGCGGCAAGATGGGCGGCGCGATGCTCGAGGGCTGGCTGGAGCGCGGCCTCAAGCCCGCTGATCTCGCGGTGATCGAGCCGGTCGAGGCCATCCAGCCGAAGATCGCCGGCGCCTCGATTGTCGGTTCGATTGACGCCCTGCCGGCCTCCTTTGCCCCCGACCTCGTGGTCCTGGCGGTGAAGCCGCAGACCATGGATGTCGCGTTGCCCGGGCTGCGCCGATTCGCCGACGCCGGTGCCACCTTCCTGTCGATCGCCGCCGGCAAGACGCTCGCCTATTTCCGTCGCCATCTCGGCGACAATGCGAAGCTGGTGCGCGCCATGCCGAACACGCCGGCGGCGGTGCGGCGCGGGGTGACCGTGTGCGTCGCCGGCTCCGGTGTCGGCCAAGCCGAACGC
The window above is part of the Alphaproteobacteria bacterium genome. Proteins encoded here:
- a CDS encoding response regulator, whose protein sequence is MAAEDRPHLIVVEDDGTQRRLLLQYLEKQGFRVTGVDGGTGLRRTVEREVVALVLLDVGLPGEDGLTLARWLRSRDPHVGIVMVTAAGDTVDRVVGLETGADDYIAKPYEPRELLARVRSVLRRAPRAAARPVNDGKRVRMGRCELDLDSRALVDTASGESETLAASEFDLLKLFVDNPNRPLARDWLLESTAHRGLEAFDRAMDQRILRLRKKIEIDPAHPETIRTVRGVGYMFVPPRD
- a CDS encoding pyrroline-5-carboxylate reductase, which codes for MAGGKLLLVGCGKMGGAMLEGWLERGLKPADLAVIEPVEAIQPKIAGASIVGSIDALPASFAPDLVVLAVKPQTMDVALPGLRRFADAGATFLSIAAGKTLAYFRRHLGDNAKLVRAMPNTPAAVRRGVTVCVAGSGVGQAERARCQDLLSAVGSVDWVDDEGLMDAVTAVSGSGPAYVFLLAEAMAAAGVKAGLPAELATRLARGTVSGSGELLARSDDSAAQLRVNVTSPGGTTAEALKVLMAGDAIQPLFDRAIDAATRRSRELAG